A single genomic interval of Antarcticibacterium arcticum harbors:
- a CDS encoding PepSY-like domain-containing protein: MKKVILSTCIALFSLGLVAQTNTTNLPSKAQDFIKQNFASLSVSEVKENSNWKIWEDDKYEVTLSNGIELDFNENGEIIEIDSKNNEAISLSVLPTNISSYLKENYPDAQVIGWEKQKNEQEVELADGTELEFDELGKFRRID, encoded by the coding sequence ATGAAAAAAGTAATTTTATCAACTTGTATCGCATTGTTCTCTCTTGGTTTGGTAGCACAAACCAATACCACCAATCTTCCGTCAAAAGCCCAGGACTTTATTAAACAAAATTTTGCCTCCCTGAGTGTTTCTGAAGTAAAGGAGAATAGCAATTGGAAAATCTGGGAAGATGATAAATATGAAGTGACCCTTTCAAATGGCATTGAATTGGATTTTAACGAAAACGGAGAAATCATTGAGATAGACAGTAAAAATAATGAGGCAATATCTCTCTCTGTCTTGCCAACCAATATTTCCTCTTATTTAAAAGAGAATTATCCCGATGCTCAGGTAATAGGTTGGGAAAAGCAAAAGAATGAGCAAGAGGTTGAGCTGGCCGATGGCACAGAACTGGAATTTGATGAGCTGGGCAAGTTTAGAAGAATAGATTAA
- a CDS encoding sensor histidine kinase: protein MPRNFTIEEKLKERIKELSCLYDISTLLSNHKTSLTQTLSSLGQVIIRAWRFPEAAVAEISLDKDYYKSAPIPPDSVFQVSEIRAYNSVVGSVKIHYPSPPYSRDHFLEEEQKLLDRISRELGMFYEKIKNKEKETLIELTAQRNDRLLILGEITAGIAHELNTPLGNILGFAELIASKTKDPQIAADVSKIIRSSIYSREVVKKLMFFACEMPQNMEEIKIRPVILQVLSLLGPNFKKAEVVPEFHMEHKSLSARLDSIQLSQVLFNLLINAIYVSPKNGKIAISVKNEESSLIIEIADEGPGIKEEIRSRIFEPFFTTKPLGEGSGLGLSVVHGIIKSHKGNIVTFDNKPRGTVFQITLPLIS, encoded by the coding sequence ATGCCCCGGAATTTCACCATAGAAGAAAAACTTAAGGAACGTATCAAGGAACTTTCCTGCCTGTATGATATTTCGACCCTTCTTTCCAATCATAAAACATCTTTAACCCAAACCTTATCATCGCTAGGACAGGTGATCATTCGTGCATGGAGGTTTCCCGAAGCCGCTGTTGCCGAAATTTCCCTGGATAAGGATTATTATAAGTCCGCACCAATTCCTCCAGATTCGGTGTTTCAGGTAAGTGAGATCCGCGCGTATAATTCGGTGGTAGGTAGTGTGAAAATTCATTACCCTAGCCCCCCCTATTCCCGGGATCATTTTTTGGAGGAAGAGCAAAAATTACTGGACAGGATTTCCAGGGAGCTGGGAATGTTCTATGAAAAAATAAAAAATAAAGAGAAAGAAACCCTTATCGAGCTTACGGCACAGCGCAATGACCGGTTATTAATCCTGGGAGAAATTACCGCCGGCATCGCTCACGAACTCAATACCCCTCTGGGAAATATTCTGGGTTTTGCTGAGCTTATTGCTTCAAAAACAAAAGACCCGCAAATAGCAGCCGATGTATCAAAGATCATAAGGTCATCGATCTATTCACGGGAGGTTGTAAAAAAACTGATGTTCTTTGCCTGTGAGATGCCCCAGAATATGGAAGAAATTAAGATTAGGCCGGTAATACTACAGGTTCTTTCCTTGCTGGGGCCAAATTTTAAAAAAGCCGAAGTTGTTCCCGAATTTCACATGGAGCATAAATCCCTTTCCGCCAGGCTGGACAGTATTCAATTGAGCCAGGTCCTTTTTAATTTATTGATCAATGCGATCTATGTTTCCCCAAAAAACGGAAAAATAGCCATTTCTGTTAAAAATGAGGAAAGCTCTCTGATTATAGAGATTGCAGATGAAGGCCCCGGAATAAAAGAGGAAATAAGATCCAGGATATTTGAGCCCTTTTTCACCACTAAACCTTTGGGAGAAGGCTCCGGCCTAGGTTTAAGTGTAGTACACGGGATCATAAAGAGCCATAAAGGCAATATTGTTACATTTGATAATAAACCCCGGGGAACCGTTTTTCAAATAACTTTACCTTTAATTTCCTGA
- a CDS encoding sigma-54-dependent transcriptional regulator has product MPLKRENILIVDDNYDMLEVLQRNLTAQNFHIYKATSVIEAMNILKYSPVDLLITDLQMPGINGMELVKYVEEHFPSIPKLVITGFPSVDGAIEAVRSGALDYLVKPFTTEELKKAVEKSLLSIPENKLEKKSPDSQAQDKIVYAGIVGQSESIAHLIDIIERVRNNRATILIQGESGTGKELVARAIHYKGSFAGNPFIPVNCGAIPENLLEAELFGYVKGAFTGANENRDGFFQAASGGTIFLDEIGTAPQAVQTSLLRVLQEKEVRRVGSQTTQKVNLRVIAATNANLYEMVQKGTFREDLYYRLNVVNIEIPPLRERKKDIIPIAEMLLKKYSLEYNKPKIRIAPKALDILVRHSWPGNVRELENIIQRSIIMSEDVINVSNLPEYLKYPEPREDDLSKTLKEIEKDHILKVLASVENNKTKAAEILQIDRKTLRQKLQ; this is encoded by the coding sequence ATGCCCTTAAAGAGAGAAAATATTTTAATTGTAGATGATAATTACGATATGCTGGAGGTCTTGCAGCGCAATCTCACGGCTCAGAATTTCCATATCTATAAGGCAACCTCTGTAATTGAGGCGATGAATATTTTAAAATATTCCCCTGTTGACCTGCTAATCACAGACCTGCAGATGCCCGGAATAAACGGGATGGAATTGGTAAAATATGTAGAGGAGCATTTTCCTTCAATTCCCAAACTTGTTATAACCGGTTTCCCGTCTGTAGATGGGGCAATTGAAGCAGTAAGGTCTGGAGCTTTAGATTACCTGGTAAAACCTTTTACCACAGAGGAATTAAAAAAGGCTGTAGAAAAATCTTTATTATCCATCCCTGAAAATAAACTTGAAAAAAAGTCCCCAGATTCACAGGCTCAGGACAAAATCGTATATGCGGGGATCGTTGGCCAGTCTGAATCTATAGCCCATCTTATTGATATCATTGAGCGGGTAAGGAATAACCGGGCTACCATCTTAATTCAGGGAGAAAGCGGGACAGGAAAAGAACTGGTAGCGCGAGCCATACATTATAAGGGATCCTTTGCCGGTAATCCTTTTATTCCTGTAAACTGCGGGGCTATTCCCGAGAATTTGCTGGAAGCAGAACTTTTTGGTTATGTAAAAGGCGCTTTCACAGGAGCAAATGAGAACCGGGACGGTTTTTTCCAGGCAGCGTCCGGTGGTACAATTTTCCTCGATGAAATAGGGACCGCACCGCAGGCAGTACAAACCAGCCTGCTTAGGGTGTTACAGGAAAAAGAAGTGCGCCGGGTAGGTTCTCAAACTACCCAAAAAGTCAATCTGCGGGTAATAGCCGCCACCAATGCCAACTTATATGAGATGGTACAAAAAGGGACTTTTCGGGAGGACCTTTATTACAGACTTAACGTGGTGAACATTGAAATTCCGCCCCTGCGTGAGCGCAAAAAAGATATTATTCCTATCGCCGAAATGCTTCTGAAAAAATATAGCCTGGAATATAACAAACCTAAGATACGTATCGCCCCAAAAGCATTGGATATCCTGGTAAGGCACTCCTGGCCCGGAAATGTACGGGAACTGGAAAACATCATTCAGCGAAGTATCATTATGAGCGAGGATGTAATTAATGTTTCGAATCTTCCGGAATATTTAAAATATCCGGAACCACGGGAAGATGATCTTTCCAAAACTTTAAAAGAAATAGAAAAAGACCACATTCTTAAGGTCCTGGCGTCTGTAGAAAATAATAAAACAAAAGCTGCAGAGATCCTTCAAATTGACCGGAAAACCCTTCGGCAAAAGCTGCAATAA
- a CDS encoding GreA/GreB family elongation factor — translation MKYGEIIVEKKEFALLRNIMGMAHYHKDDSYKTSIEKLNDELKSARVVHRRDLPEDVIRFNSTVTIQTAFDVKKSYQIVTPEKSNIKLNKISVLAPMGLALFGYAQGDEILWKFPVGESFIKILEVNQLELV, via the coding sequence ATGAAATACGGAGAAATCATAGTTGAGAAGAAGGAGTTTGCATTGTTACGCAATATCATGGGGATGGCACATTACCATAAAGATGATAGTTATAAAACCTCTATAGAAAAATTAAATGACGAATTAAAAAGTGCCAGGGTGGTCCACAGAAGGGACCTTCCAGAGGATGTAATAAGGTTTAACAGTACGGTAACCATTCAAACAGCTTTTGACGTTAAGAAATCATACCAAATTGTTACGCCGGAAAAAAGCAATATAAAATTGAATAAAATATCTGTCCTGGCCCCTATGGGACTGGCCCTTTTTGGATATGCACAGGGAGATGAGATCTTGTGGAAGTTTCCCGTTGGGGAAAGTTTCATTAAAATTTTAGAAGTAAATCAACTGGAATTAGTTTAA
- a CDS encoding universal stress protein, which produces MKNILVAIDREKDADQLIAQAVKLAKISNGKIWLIHVTEGVPEDFLARETGPQYIFDKKTGNKEKEASCINRWVKDLEKEQNVNAEGVVIEGSVTKAIKKIVEEHQIEIVIAGHKKKNMLYELFTSNKKKDLVDELKIPLLAVPLV; this is translated from the coding sequence ATGAAAAATATATTAGTCGCAATAGACCGGGAGAAAGATGCAGATCAATTAATAGCCCAGGCAGTTAAACTTGCAAAGATATCTAACGGAAAGATCTGGTTGATACACGTCACCGAAGGTGTGCCGGAGGATTTTCTGGCCCGCGAAACCGGACCCCAATATATTTTTGATAAAAAAACCGGAAACAAGGAAAAGGAAGCAAGCTGTATTAACCGCTGGGTTAAAGATCTCGAAAAAGAGCAAAATGTAAATGCTGAAGGTGTTGTAATTGAAGGCTCTGTTACCAAAGCGATAAAAAAAATTGTGGAAGAACATCAAATAGAAATAGTGATCGCCGGACATAAAAAGAAAAATATGCTGTATGAGTTATTTACATCAAATAAAAAGAAAGACCTGGTAGATGAGTTGAAGATCCCCTTGCTGGCCGTTCCGCTTGTGTAG
- a CDS encoding DUF2652 domain-containing protein: MKRAGENRDEKQLKDANIGLGNILIPDISGFTSFVTQTDLVSGQLITQRLLTSLLENDLLDLELSEIEGDAALLYKYGRKLRPNAILKQYEGMLENFHREQEKVNKEFNLDLKLSLKLIAHYGKFGQYELGSFRKLYGAPVIEAHRLLKNSVKSSRYVLITDDLLEGSPTTAAINNPEFLRGHKLCESYDNIRDITFTVFDYEAECSPREILERSDSL; encoded by the coding sequence TTGAAAAGGGCAGGAGAAAATAGGGATGAAAAGCAACTAAAAGATGCCAATATAGGTCTGGGAAATATTTTGATCCCGGATATTAGCGGATTTACCAGTTTTGTTACACAAACAGATCTGGTTTCCGGCCAGTTAATTACCCAAAGGCTCCTTACCTCGTTATTGGAAAATGATCTGCTTGACCTTGAACTTTCCGAAATTGAAGGGGATGCGGCTTTATTATATAAGTATGGCAGGAAGTTGAGGCCAAATGCCATCTTAAAGCAATATGAGGGTATGCTGGAGAATTTTCACAGGGAGCAGGAGAAAGTAAATAAAGAATTTAATCTGGACCTTAAATTATCCCTGAAGCTAATAGCCCATTATGGCAAATTTGGACAATATGAATTAGGCAGTTTCAGGAAATTATATGGCGCACCGGTAATAGAAGCCCACCGGCTGTTGAAGAATTCAGTAAAAAGTTCCCGATATGTTCTTATAACCGATGACCTTCTGGAGGGCAGCCCCACCACCGCCGCAATTAACAACCCTGAATTTTTGCGTGGGCATAAATTATGTGAATCCTATGATAACATCAGGGATATCACTTTTACTGTGTTTGATTATGAAGCAGAATGTTCCCCACGCGAGATCCTGGAAAGAAGTGATTCACTTTAA
- a CDS encoding DoxX family protein codes for MNKILSPDFKTTQVDIVLLILRVGVAVLMLTHGIPKLQMLLGEVPVQFPGIMGLSPVFSLFLTVFAEVICSILILFGLGTRLASVPLIITMLVAVFMIHLNDPFASKELGLLYIFLYLPLLVLGSGKFSLDFLMGSLQNKAFVKR; via the coding sequence ATGAACAAAATATTAAGTCCAGATTTTAAGACAACACAAGTTGATATAGTTTTATTGATACTAAGAGTAGGAGTAGCCGTTTTAATGCTTACTCACGGGATTCCAAAATTGCAAATGCTTTTGGGAGAAGTGCCGGTGCAGTTTCCCGGAATTATGGGATTAAGTCCCGTGTTTTCTCTCTTTTTGACTGTGTTTGCTGAAGTGATATGTTCCATTCTAATACTTTTTGGATTGGGCACCAGGTTGGCAAGTGTCCCTCTTATAATAACAATGCTGGTGGCAGTTTTTATGATCCACCTAAATGATCCATTTGCCAGCAAAGAGCTGGGATTGCTTTATATTTTCCTGTACCTGCCTTTATTGGTTTTGGGAAGTGGAAAGTTTTCCCTGGATTTTTTAATGGGTTCGCTTCAAAATAAAGCTTTTGTAAAACGTTAA
- a CDS encoding YceI family protein, which produces MKHLFSFLFIAFLSTTLIAQTTWKADPAHTQVTFEITHLGIADIKGGFDKFDGNIVSKSEDFSDAQYEITIDVPSINTGIEMRDNHLRSADFFDAEKHPEMTFKSTSSEKVGENKYKVTGNLTFHGITKPVSLEVLYRGSIEHPQNKKMISGFAITGQVKRSDFNLGPNFPEPMLSDTVVIDVNGEFIKQ; this is translated from the coding sequence ATGAAACATTTATTTTCCTTTTTATTTATCGCTTTTTTAAGCACCACTTTAATTGCACAAACAACCTGGAAGGCAGATCCTGCTCACACCCAGGTTACCTTTGAAATCACCCATTTAGGTATAGCCGATATTAAAGGTGGTTTTGACAAATTTGATGGAAACATTGTGTCAAAAAGTGAAGATTTTAGCGATGCACAATATGAAATTACCATTGATGTTCCTTCTATAAATACAGGAATTGAAATGAGGGATAACCATCTTAGGAGCGCCGATTTTTTTGATGCTGAAAAACATCCTGAAATGACCTTTAAAAGCACCTCTTCAGAAAAGGTAGGTGAGAACAAATACAAAGTAACAGGAAATCTTACGTTTCATGGAATTACCAAACCGGTAAGCCTTGAGGTATTATACCGGGGATCTATTGAACATCCCCAGAATAAAAAAATGATCTCCGGATTTGCGATTACCGGGCAGGTGAAGAGATCTGATTTTAATCTGGGTCCAAATTTTCCTGAACCAATGTTAAGCGACACTGTAGTAATTGATGTGAACGGCGAATTTATAAAACAATAA
- a CDS encoding DsbA family oxidoreductase — protein sequence MEIKIWSDVRCPFCYIGKRKFEAALENFDDKDKVKIVWKSFQLDPTLKTDTSGSTLDYFVKTKGVSEAQARQMFSGAQNMANEVGIVLNIEDGVPANSFLAHRLIQMAKSKGLGNEIEEALFKAHFEETKNIDDLTELVKIAISIGLDGGEVKETLESDAYSYDVKQDEMEARNIGVRGVPFFVFDNKYAISGAQPTEAFLETLEQAWEGYNNTITTMEVSNGDSCETDGNCN from the coding sequence ATGGAAATAAAAATATGGTCAGACGTAAGATGTCCCTTTTGCTACATAGGCAAAAGGAAATTTGAGGCAGCTCTGGAGAATTTTGATGATAAGGATAAAGTTAAGATAGTTTGGAAAAGTTTTCAGCTTGATCCCACTTTAAAAACAGATACTTCCGGCAGCACCTTAGATTATTTTGTAAAAACAAAAGGTGTGAGTGAGGCACAGGCCAGGCAAATGTTTAGCGGAGCCCAAAATATGGCTAATGAAGTAGGTATAGTTCTAAATATTGAAGATGGGGTGCCGGCAAATTCCTTTTTGGCACATCGTCTCATCCAAATGGCAAAATCTAAAGGTCTTGGAAATGAAATTGAAGAAGCGCTTTTTAAAGCACATTTTGAAGAGACAAAGAATATAGACGATTTAACCGAATTGGTTAAAATCGCAATAAGTATAGGTCTTGATGGTGGTGAGGTAAAGGAAACACTGGAATCTGATGCCTATTCCTATGATGTGAAACAGGATGAAATGGAAGCCCGGAATATAGGGGTGAGGGGTGTACCTTTTTTTGTATTTGATAATAAATACGCAATCTCCGGCGCTCAACCAACAGAAGCCTTTTTAGAGACCCTGGAGCAAGCCTGGGAAGGATATAACAACACAATTACGACTATGGAAGTCTCTAATGGAGATTCCTGTGAAACAGATGGAAACTGCAATTAG
- a CDS encoding YceI family protein → MATTKWSIDPTHSEVTFKVKHLMISTVTGRFKVFEGNAETEGEEFKSVKNVQFKADVQSIDTNNAQRDEHLRSADFFAAGEHAEMSFKAESFDVSDDKMHGQLTIRNTTKPVTLDVDFGGVVVDPYGQTKAGLTVSGKISRKDFGLTWDAVTEAGSVVVSDQVKLNVEVQFVKQA, encoded by the coding sequence ATGGCAACTACAAAATGGAGTATTGACCCTACACACAGCGAAGTAACTTTTAAAGTGAAACATTTAATGATCTCAACGGTAACCGGTAGATTTAAAGTGTTTGAAGGAAATGCTGAAACGGAAGGTGAAGAATTTAAAAGCGTGAAGAACGTCCAATTTAAAGCCGATGTTCAATCCATTGATACCAATAACGCGCAAAGAGATGAGCATTTACGATCTGCCGACTTCTTTGCAGCTGGAGAACATGCTGAAATGAGCTTTAAAGCGGAAAGTTTTGATGTGAGCGACGATAAAATGCATGGGCAATTAACTATACGTAATACCACGAAGCCGGTTACACTTGACGTTGATTTTGGGGGTGTGGTTGTAGATCCCTACGGGCAAACCAAAGCTGGTTTAACTGTGAGTGGAAAAATAAGCCGAAAAGATTTTGGATTGACCTGGGATGCGGTTACAGAGGCCGGAAGTGTTGTGGTAAGCGACCAGGTAAAATTGAACGTAGAAGTTCAATTTGTAAAACAGGCATAA
- a CDS encoding Crp/Fnr family transcriptional regulator: protein MDSNMFEFLEKKLKENIHISREEFEFAKTMFIPKKLRKKRFLLQDGDPCIYTTFVEKGLLRSFRVDDKGNEHILQFGMQGWWVADLYSFLTGEPSEYNIEALEDSELLLITKSSWDQLLNEVPAFERYFRVLIQNNLIATQRRLMGTMTTTAEERYNSLIRDFPDITQRVPQHMIASYIGVTRETLSRLRSQLAAGS, encoded by the coding sequence ATGGATTCCAATATGTTTGAATTTCTGGAAAAGAAACTAAAGGAAAATATCCATATTTCCCGGGAGGAGTTTGAATTTGCCAAAACCATGTTCATTCCCAAAAAATTAAGGAAAAAACGTTTTTTGCTGCAGGATGGTGACCCATGCATATATACCACCTTTGTGGAGAAGGGGCTTCTGCGTAGTTTCAGGGTAGATGATAAGGGAAATGAACATATATTACAGTTTGGGATGCAGGGCTGGTGGGTAGCAGACCTTTACAGCTTTCTCACCGGGGAACCTTCAGAATATAATATTGAAGCCCTTGAGGACAGTGAGCTTCTGCTCATTACCAAAAGCTCCTGGGACCAGTTGCTTAATGAAGTGCCTGCTTTTGAACGTTATTTTAGAGTGCTTATCCAAAACAATCTTATTGCCACCCAACGACGCCTCATGGGCACCATGACCACCACTGCAGAAGAGCGTTACAATTCGCTTATCCGGGATTTTCCGGATATTACTCAAAGAGTGCCCCAACATATGATCGCATCCTACATTGGTGTTACCCGCGAAACCCTAAGCCGTTTGAGAAGTCAGCTCGCGGCGGGTTCTTAG
- a CDS encoding pirin family protein encodes MVKLVIDSREASLGEGMRVKRILPFRKQRMVGPFIFMDHGGPVDLRPDLKKSMDVLPHPHIGLSTVSYLFSGQLVHRDSLGVKQIIRPGEVNWMTAGSGISHSERFEDPGILAENSLELIQTWVALPEKFEEANPSFKNYKPEDLAVYTDTGVWMRLIAGDAYGLNNHVETLSPLFYLHVKLDKNARYGLPQKHSERAIYIAKGSLEVSGTAYIAGQMLVFEKDVDPVITTKTGAELMVMGGEPLGERFIWWNFVSSRKERIEQAKEDWKQGRIILPPNDDHEFIPLPEDPFKSRSNPSPEPLS; translated from the coding sequence ATGGTAAAGCTCGTAATTGATTCCCGGGAGGCATCCCTGGGGGAAGGAATGCGCGTAAAACGTATCCTGCCGTTTAGAAAACAAAGAATGGTGGGCCCATTTATTTTTATGGACCATGGCGGACCCGTTGACTTAAGGCCCGATCTAAAAAAATCTATGGATGTTTTACCGCATCCTCATATTGGGCTATCTACCGTGAGTTATCTTTTTAGTGGCCAATTGGTACACCGGGATAGCCTGGGTGTAAAACAAATTATTAGACCCGGCGAGGTGAACTGGATGACCGCCGGAAGCGGGATCTCACATTCTGAAAGATTTGAAGACCCGGGCATACTTGCAGAAAATTCGCTCGAGCTTATTCAAACCTGGGTTGCCCTGCCTGAAAAATTTGAGGAAGCCAATCCAAGTTTTAAGAATTATAAACCGGAAGATCTGGCGGTATATACAGATACAGGGGTGTGGATGCGGTTGATTGCCGGAGATGCTTACGGCCTTAACAACCATGTGGAAACCCTTTCCCCGCTCTTTTACCTTCACGTAAAACTTGATAAAAATGCGCGCTATGGTTTGCCTCAAAAACATAGTGAAAGGGCCATTTACATTGCGAAAGGAAGTTTGGAAGTGTCTGGAACTGCCTATATAGCGGGGCAAATGCTTGTTTTTGAAAAAGATGTTGATCCTGTTATAACTACCAAAACAGGAGCCGAACTTATGGTAATGGGAGGGGAGCCCCTGGGCGAGCGCTTTATCTGGTGGAATTTTGTTTCCTCGAGAAAGGAAAGAATAGAACAGGCAAAAGAGGACTGGAAACAGGGAAGAATTATACTGCCTCCCAATGATGATCACGAATTCATACCCCTACCGGAAGATCCCTTTAAATCCAGGTCCAATCCCTCTCCCGAGCCACTTTCATAA
- a CDS encoding GNAT family N-acetyltransferase: MVNIEREDNNKKGRWVIYEDGKEAGEMTFTWAGDNKFIIDHTGVNENYNGKGFGIKLVMAAIDYARKNNLKIIPLCPYAKKVMDKDSSTNDVRF; this comes from the coding sequence ATGGTAAATATTGAAAGAGAGGACAATAACAAAAAAGGCCGTTGGGTGATTTATGAAGATGGAAAGGAAGCCGGTGAAATGACATTTACCTGGGCCGGCGATAATAAATTCATTATTGACCATACCGGAGTGAATGAAAATTATAATGGAAAAGGATTTGGAATAAAACTGGTGATGGCTGCCATAGATTATGCCCGTAAAAACAATTTAAAAATTATCCCGCTTTGTCCCTATGCAAAAAAGGTGATGGACAAAGATAGCAGTACCAATGACGTAAGATTTTGA
- a CDS encoding energy transducer TonB, producing the protein MEVKKNYKADLSKRSLLFLQLGLIVVLFFIYMGIEWKTYAARDNFREQISMEEPEEEIIPITEFKTTPPPKLPAPPEVIEVVPDDPDVIEDPIQSTESSQEDIIDIDKIEEAPADDPIEPVPFFLIENVPVYPGCEGLANNEERKQCMSEKITDFVNKKFNHDLGNQLGLTGINRIHVLFQIDANGNIVGVQSRAPHPKLEQEAARIIKSLPKMKPGMQRGKAVPVSYNLPIAFKVQE; encoded by the coding sequence ATGGAAGTCAAGAAAAATTACAAAGCCGATCTGTCCAAACGTTCCCTCTTATTTCTTCAGCTGGGCCTTATTGTGGTCCTGTTTTTTATTTATATGGGTATAGAATGGAAAACCTATGCCGCAAGAGATAATTTCAGGGAGCAAATAAGCATGGAGGAGCCCGAGGAGGAAATAATTCCTATTACCGAATTTAAGACCACTCCACCACCAAAACTTCCCGCTCCTCCCGAAGTTATTGAGGTGGTTCCCGATGATCCCGATGTGATTGAAGACCCTATTCAATCTACAGAAAGCAGCCAGGAAGACATTATAGATATTGATAAAATTGAGGAAGCGCCGGCCGATGACCCAATAGAACCCGTCCCGTTTTTCCTTATAGAGAACGTCCCCGTTTACCCTGGATGTGAAGGCCTGGCAAATAATGAAGAACGTAAACAATGTATGAGTGAAAAGATCACAGATTTTGTAAATAAAAAATTCAACCACGATCTTGGGAATCAACTGGGACTTACCGGGATAAACCGGATACACGTACTTTTCCAGATTGATGCCAATGGGAATATTGTGGGCGTCCAATCCCGTGCTCCCCACCCTAAACTTGAACAGGAGGCTGCGCGAATAATTAAATCCCTTCCCAAAATGAAACCCGGGATGCAAAGGGGAAAAGCGGTCCCTGTCTCTTACAACTTACCCATTGCTTTTAAAGTACAGGAGTGA
- a CDS encoding carbon-nitrogen hydrolase family protein has product MKNLILGLFLFGLTTQLSAQIIELPEIEIVGVNYKYLAAAGESDAPIPVKMLQRQAAVYDIKAAEFYDDEYDNYSISFFIPEGRILASYDKDGNVLRTIEKYKNLDLPPAVSQAISKNYNGWTMTKNAYLVNYHDRKGVTKKEYKILLEKDNQRMRVKTDENGVIIKS; this is encoded by the coding sequence ATGAAAAATTTGATTTTGGGTTTATTTCTATTTGGGCTAACCACCCAACTTTCAGCGCAAATTATTGAACTGCCTGAAATTGAAATTGTGGGGGTAAATTACAAATACCTTGCTGCAGCGGGAGAGTCTGATGCTCCCATTCCGGTAAAAATGCTCCAGCGGCAGGCTGCTGTATATGATATAAAAGCTGCCGAATTCTATGATGATGAATATGATAATTACAGTATTTCCTTTTTTATTCCTGAGGGAAGAATCCTTGCTTCTTATGATAAAGACGGAAATGTGCTAAGGACCATTGAAAAATATAAAAATCTCGACTTACCTCCTGCCGTATCTCAGGCTATTTCAAAAAATTACAATGGATGGACCATGACCAAAAATGCCTATTTGGTGAATTACCATGACAGGAAAGGAGTAACCAAAAAAGAATATAAGATCCTTCTTGAAAAAGACAATCAGCGAATGAGAGTAAAAACCGATGAGAACGGGGTTATCATAAAATCTTAA